TTGCCGTAGCTCTGTCCTTTGGTGCCCGGCACCCCATCCTGGTAAGGCAGGTAGCTGTCCCGGTCCCACTTCTGCTGTTGCTGGTGCGCCTGGTGCTGGTACGCGAGGAAGGACTGCAGCTGGCCCTGATGCGTGAACCCGTCGTCCTGGTGGTTGCTGGACTCATGGTGGCCATCACCACCGGCACAGGTGGTCATTCTGTTTGGCAGGCAGTCAATCTTGGGACACATATACCGCCACATTGCGCATGACCCGACCTGCTGGAAAACTCGTTGCTCGGCTGCGGTGGTTGGTACACGACTTACGAGTCGTCGGGCACCTGCAGCTGCTGCTATTTCTGCCAGTAGGATGTCGCTGTGGTCGCCTTGTAGGAGGTGCCCACCACGACCATGCCCGCGAGGAGGGAATACTCTtggtgctgttgctgctgctgcgttgcCGGACCTCGGATGGTCGAAGTTGTTCGACCTGGGTCCAGCTGCTTCAGCGTGCATTCTGGTGGTCCTCTCACGCTGTTGCAACCAGAACTTCACGCGTGACATGCCGTAGAGAATCTTTTTGTTGTATTCGTGCACCGCTTCGATTTTCCTGGTTGATGTTTTCTTCATCCCCTGCTGCAAGAATGACGTCGTCAAACCTCAACAGTACTGCCTCCTTGTCTGTGAGGTAATTCATGTGGCTGGTAACTTGAGAGGCATCGGGATCCAGTTGCTGCAGCGGGTTCGTTAAGAGTGCTAGCGCTCGCGTGACACCAGGTCTGATGACCCCGTGCTTCTTCCGCATCTAGTCCGAGTTTGCCATGTTCGTGATGTGAAGGGATGCCTCCGAAGGTGCGGATCCCGGATTTCGCGACACCAACAATGTAGCGAAATAACTGGTCTGCAGACGTGAGGCGGAGACGACCGTATATTCCAACATTGAGGCAAAATCTGCCCAATCCGTGTGCGTGCTCTTGATTGCTTCCGCTTCCTTGTCTTCCTACTGGTTTGGCACACTCCTGGTTGCTCCTATCCACTATTTTTGCACAGACTACACAAACAGGGTCATAAAGCATTCGAATACAGAAATATTGAGTAAATTAAAAACTGAACACTAGGCTTCCTTTGTCCTATCACGCCTGCAATCACTCTCAAGACCTCCCAGATAAGAAATAGAATGCTCATTTACTTCAGTATCAGTGTTCTTTTATGCGTTTCATAATAAATgctacttttgttttatttgtgcagTATCGAGGCCTTGTATTTCTCCATCAACAGCCAGCGATGACAACTCACACCAGGGATGCCTCCACCGATGTCGTCTCTGTGATTATAAGACTGATAAACTGGTTCGTCTGGAAGAACACGCCAAGGCCCATACTAGCGAGCGTCTGTTTAAATGCCATGTGTGCCTTCAGAGCTTTGCAAGAAGGAACACCCTAAACAGGCACCTGTTCATTCATACTGGCCAGCGTCCATATATGTGTCGTGTCTGCTCTCAGTGCTTCTCGCTAAAGACCAACCTGAAcaaccacctgcgcacccacaccggcgagaagccatttcagtgcccttcatgccctcagagcttctcgcGTCAGTCTGGGATGAAGCTACACCTGCGCATCcatacaggcgagaagccatatcAGTGCCCTACATGCCTTCAGAGATTCTTACAAAAGTATGCGCTTACtgaacacctgcgcacccacacaggagagaagccatttcaatgcccttcatgccctctGAGCTTCTCGCTGAAAGGTGGCTTGACGAAACACCTGCGCAGCATTCATACATGTGACCGACCATACCGTTGTGCTGTCTGTTCCAAGTCCTTTGCGCGGTCTGATGGCTTGAACAGACATATGAGAACACAGCACCATGATATTGTGGAATAAATCAACAGCCATGTTGAACTAGTTTGAATTAGGAATCTACAGACTTGTAGCGTACTGTATGGTGTTCTGCTGCATCTGGTAGCACAATGGTCTCCATATGCTCTTAAAGGGGCCTTGGAACACTTTTTTCGGGTCACCATATTTGCTCTAGATCTATTCTCAGCATATCAtaaaacaaagagaaaaagaaattgtgaaatCTAACCCACACAAGGCCAAGTTATTGCTCAGAAAGAAATTCAAAATACATTAAAGCTAAATATATAACGAAGTCGATAAAATCGGCCATTTGCTTTGTTATATTTGAATTTTCTAATATTGTGACTGTTTATTATTAGAAAATTATTCAATATTTGATTCAATTTGATTCCTTTGTTGCACTGTTTGACTAAATCTCAAATGTTACTGTTTGTACGCATCTACAAAATATGTATGTTCAGTGTAATGGATTGTAATGCTTATTATTACACTACATTTGTCTGAATGATCTGCTTTTTAAGTTCTTCAAATTTTTTTAGTATTCTTTTGTGGTGCATATGAACTTGCTCTGTTAGGCTCATTCATGTACTTGTTGCCTCTGGTATATGTGGTTCATCCTGCAGACTCTGTTGGTCTTATTCTATTTCCACCTTTTTTTTACACGTAAGTACTTGTTCAGAGCAAGTGATTGTTTAATAAGGTTTCTTGCCACTGTGTTTGATCAGACCATCAAATAAATGCCTGTGTTTAATGAGTATTCATTGTCTTTGGTATTTTAGTACTCGCATGACATGACAGCATGCAATGTATTCATTGTGTACAAATGAGTATTCATTGTCTTTGGTATTTTAGTACTCGCATGATAGCATGCAATGTAGTGATATTAGCATTGTGGAAGAGAAATTGAGTGATGGCAGTTGGAAGTTCATTATTAGCACAGAAGGCACTCGTTATAACAGATATGCATGTGTAATTATCTCTTGAGTCAAATGTCAAGTCTCCCATCCCTATTTCCTTCCTACATTTTATATCAACTAATGTATCGGCTTTACTGTAAGCACTACTGTGACAGATATCTGTAGAAATATTTGTATTATAAAATTTACATTTTGAATGAAGCCCACAATAACACCTGCACTGTATAAAACATTATTGCACAGAAGGCAAGAAATTGGGCCAATACTGTTTCTCAGTGTTCGGAAAAATTCTTTCTGAATTGCAGTTGTGCCTGTTTCTCATATGTAGGTTCAACAGCAAAATTATTACAGATAAATGCAAGAATTGACAGTTTTGATTAAGGGTGCGCAAATATTTGAAGCTTTCGAATAGGCACTTCGTAAATATATTTTTGTAATAGCCTTCAAATACTTGAAACATTACTTGTGCACAAATAAACTCTAAATTGAAGCAAGAGTACAATAAATTTCATCACcgtgggcatagtatagacataataTATGAGAATATGTGTCGTGGAGGAGGCTGTATACAGTGCTGAGAAAGGTACACTTTCCTCGCTGTACAGTGATCATTTGCGCTTTCCGAAGAGCCCTGTGTATGCGAGCAAACTCATTTGTTCCtcatgctccatttgtgcttttagtaAACAGTGGTTCATAAGGTGCGACAGGATGTGCACGTTgttttatgaatgaatgaatgaacaactttatttgtcaggattaaaaccctgcAGGATCTTCGGGGGTGGGCGGCGACAGAGACATCTACTCGTGGTAGAGCCCCATCACCTCCAAGGCCCAGCGCAGGACGTCGTCCTGCAGACCAGGCTCGGAGCTGCCTAGGGCAGCCCCCCACAGCTCCACACTCTtaaggcgggggggaggggggtggtcgGGGCATTCTAGAAGTATGTGGTTATAGTTAGCATAAGGGGCTGTGCAACGAGAGCAGCCGGGATCGAGAAATTGATCGGGGTATAGTTTATTCAGGAGTGACGGAGTAGTGATggcgtgtgtctgcagttgtctccatGAGATTTCCAATTCCCTCGAGTGGGGACGAGTGagagggggtaaagtgcgtcgagATGACATGTAGTGTTGGCAGATGTCGTGATATGTGATGAGTCtttcacgcgaggcgccggcctcagcctccccttgtgttgtctgtgtccggttcgtgaaacctcgggcacaagcatgggcggcttcgttgcctggcagaccctcgtgtgcaggagcccaaacgagtgTAACTTCTGATTGAACTACTGATTTGCATGCGATGATTCCAGCCAGTCTGCCGATACACCCGGCTCCATAGTCGTACACGGCTGATTTAGAATCGCTGATGATAGTGGCGGCTGAGGGGATAGTGAGAGCCAGCGctatggctgcctcttctgcctcctctGAGAAAGAGGTGCATACAGAGGCCGCTGCCACCAGCTGGCCTTGTGGAGTGACTGCCGTGATAGCGAACTTATGGGGGTTTGAGGGGTATTCTGCGGCGTCTACGTATAGTGTGCCGGGTAGTTTATCGTAGTGGCGGTGCAACGCTCACACACGAGCCACTCTCCGCATGTGCTTATATtgtggatgcatgttccgaggaagCGGTGGTACATACAATTTGGCTCGATGCTCACTCCGCAGAGGAATTTTGCGTGTAGATTGGAAGGGAGGGTTAATATCAAGGCTGTGAAGTATGCATCTTCCGGTAGTGGATTTTGCGAGTCTGTAATACTGTGCATTGAGGTGGGCTTCAATTAACTCTGAGACTGTGTTATGCGCCCCAGTGGCAAGAAATCGTTCAGTAGATGTTCTCATGGGTAACCCTAGGGCAAATTTGTGAACCTTGTGGATAAGTGTATTGATTTCCTCCTCTTCCTGTTTAGTGAGAGTGAGGTAGGGCACAGTATATGTTATGTGAGGGATTACGAAAGCTTGAACGAGTTGGAGTAGTTCTCTTTCTCGCAGGCCCCCTCTCTTGTTTGATACTCTGCCAATTAGTCTAATTGTCTGATCAACAGATTGCCTAAGCCTCTGAATTATAGTTGTGTTTTGCCTATTTTTCTGTATGGTGAGACCTAAGATCCGAATGTTATCAACGATAGGAATGGGAGTGCCATCTACGGTGATATGAATTGGAGTCATATGTTTTTCGGCTCCTTTGTGTGAGGGGAGAAGCAGGAGCTC
This region of Dermacentor silvarum isolate Dsil-2018 chromosome 5, BIME_Dsil_1.4, whole genome shotgun sequence genomic DNA includes:
- the LOC125945271 gene encoding uncharacterized protein LOC125945271, giving the protein MKKTSTRKIEAVHEYNKKILYGMSRVKFWLQQRERTTRMHAEAAGPRSNNFDHPRSGNAAAATAPRVFPPRGHGRGGHLLQGDHSDILLAEIAAAAGARRLVSRVPTTAAEQRVFQQVGSCAMWRYMCPKIDCLPNRMTTCAGGDGHHESSNHQDDGFTHQGQLQSFLAYQHQAHQQQQKWDRDSYLPYQDGVPGINGQGDGNAPPTDAALHRWAGWMVGAPCSP
- the LOC119454535 gene encoding gastrula zinc finger protein XlCGF42.1 isoform X15 encodes the protein MILRSRGWSLALCVLSSQRLTNAMSLGECITFAKTACPTHSKVISQVEVGTQYSLPLADKSVECSFKAGRESRSVQTTETVDQSSYTSVSRPCISPSTASDDNSHQGCLHRCRLCDYKTDKLVRLEEHAKAHTSERLFKCHVCLQSFARRNTLNRHLFIHTGQRPYMCRVCSQCFSLKTNLNNHLRTHTGEKPFQCPSCPQSFSRQSGMKLHLRIHTGEKPYQCPTCLQRFLQKYALTEHLRTHTGEKPFQCPSCPLSFSLKGGLTKHLRSIHTCDRPYRCAVCSKSFARSDGLNRHMRTQHHDIVE